A genomic stretch from Bordetella sp. N includes:
- a CDS encoding ABC transporter permease subunit: protein MHPFFDPRRLERLPGTRPNRWDWLLLPMILGVLVLLAFGAKEMATPYSVGQQLPISLDAAYLPYYLLRTTLRMFIALGVSLVFSFIFAAVASKSRTAEKILVPMVDILQSIPILGFLSITVTGFIALFPGSLLGVECAAIFAIFTSQAWNMALSLYQSIRTVPSELNEAARVFRLSGWQRFWRLELPYATPALLWNMMLSMSGGWFFVVASEAITVSNQDIKLPGIGSYIAAAIDQQNLHAIFYAIIAMAVGILMYDQLFFRPLLAWADKFRFEDTQSNTAQQSWVLDLLRRGKLTRAMSLGLARRGERALGWFRRGYDGTSVRARGRASHPLRERMVDALLTALALIAVWRLAVFVHAEVGWSEALRVLGLGGITLVRVMVLIALASVIWVPLGIMIGLRPRLSQRIQALAQLLAAFPSNLLFPLAVVAIVAFNLNPEIWLSPLMIFGTQWYILFNVVAGASTIPSELRYAADNLGLKGWLKWKRFYLPAVFPSFVTGAITASGGSWNASIVAEVVTWGKTTLTATGLGGYIAEMTEKGDFPRIALGIGVMCIFVMGLNRYFWRRLYLQAEKWSR, encoded by the coding sequence ATGCATCCTTTCTTCGATCCCCGGCGCCTGGAGCGCCTCCCTGGAACCCGTCCCAACCGTTGGGATTGGTTGTTACTGCCGATGATCCTCGGCGTTTTGGTGCTCTTGGCGTTCGGCGCCAAGGAAATGGCCACGCCTTATTCGGTGGGCCAGCAGCTGCCGATCTCGCTGGACGCGGCTTACCTGCCGTACTACCTGTTGCGGACCACGCTGCGCATGTTCATCGCGCTGGGCGTTTCCCTGGTATTCAGCTTCATCTTCGCGGCCGTGGCATCCAAGTCGCGCACCGCGGAAAAGATCCTGGTGCCGATGGTGGACATCCTGCAGTCCATCCCCATCCTGGGTTTCCTGTCGATCACGGTGACCGGCTTCATCGCGCTCTTCCCCGGCAGCCTGCTGGGCGTGGAGTGCGCGGCCATCTTCGCCATCTTCACGTCGCAGGCCTGGAATATGGCGCTGAGCCTGTATCAGTCCATCCGCACGGTGCCGTCGGAACTGAACGAAGCCGCGCGCGTGTTCCGCCTGAGCGGCTGGCAGCGCTTCTGGCGCCTGGAGCTGCCTTACGCCACGCCCGCGCTGTTGTGGAACATGATGCTGTCCATGTCCGGCGGCTGGTTCTTCGTGGTGGCGTCCGAAGCCATCACGGTGTCCAACCAGGACATCAAGCTGCCCGGCATCGGTTCCTATATCGCGGCGGCCATCGACCAGCAGAATCTGCACGCCATCTTCTACGCCATCATCGCCATGGCGGTCGGCATCCTGATGTACGACCAGCTGTTCTTCCGTCCGCTGCTGGCCTGGGCCGACAAGTTCCGTTTCGAGGACACGCAGAGCAATACCGCCCAGCAGTCCTGGGTGCTGGACCTGCTGCGCCGCGGCAAGCTGACCCGCGCCATGTCGCTGGGCCTTGCACGGCGCGGCGAACGCGCGCTGGGCTGGTTCCGCCGCGGCTATGACGGCACGTCGGTGCGCGCCCGGGGCCGCGCCAGCCATCCGCTGCGCGAACGCATGGTGGATGCGCTGCTGACGGCGCTGGCCCTGATCGCCGTCTGGCGCCTGGCGGTGTTCGTGCATGCGGAAGTGGGCTGGTCCGAGGCCTTGCGCGTGCTGGGCCTGGGCGGGATCACTCTGGTGCGCGTGATGGTGCTGATCGCCCTGGCGTCGGTGATCTGGGTGCCGCTGGGCATCATGATCGGCTTGCGGCCGCGCCTGTCCCAACGTATCCAGGCGCTGGCCCAATTGCTGGCGGCGTTCCCGTCCAATTTGCTGTTTCCGCTGGCGGTGGTGGCCATCGTCGCCTTCAATCTGAATCCCGAAATCTGGCTAAGTCCGCTGATGATATTTGGGACGCAGTGGTACATCCTCTTCAACGTGGTGGCCGGCGCCAGCACCATTCCCAGCGAATTGCGCTACGCCGCCGACAACCTGGGCCTGAAGGGATGGCTGAAGTGGAAGCGCTTCTATCTGCCGGCCGTGTTCCCAAGTTTTGTCACTGGCGCGATCACGGCCAGCGGTGGATCCTGGAACGCCAGCATCGTGGCCGAAGTCGTCACCTGGGGCAAGACTACGTTGACGGCCACGGGGCTGGGGGGCTACATCGCGGAGATGACGGAAAAAGGCGACTTTCCGCGCATCGCCCTGGGCATCGGCGTGATGTGTATCTTCGTGATGGGGCTGAACCGGTACTTCTGGCGCCGGCTGTACCTGCAAGCGGAAAAGTGGAGCCGCTGA
- a CDS encoding nitrate/sulfonate/bicarbonate ABC transporter ATP-binding protein yields the protein MNGKANFLLDLKGVSKMFQTADGTNRSVLEDVDFQLRDGEIVALLGKSGSGKSTLLRIMAGLIPADQGQISYRGQPLYGPASGVAMVFQSFALFPWLTVRQNVALGLEAQGISLTEREQRAEAALELIGLAGFGGALPRELSGGMRQRVGIARALATDPDVLLMDEAFSALDVLTGETLRDDMLELWDERRISTRGILVVSHNIEEAVMMADRILIFASDPGRVRDEIRVQLPRPRNADSAEVRALVDQVYGLMTARPVPASKTGAPAQEVHSGYRLPDANVGRMEEVLELLAEPPLNGRADLPRLAEEAGLPDEELFPAYEALGLLGLALVEHGDITLTTDGRRYAAADQQERQELFGRQLLAHIPLAANIRHSLEQEATGELPERQFLEMLEEFLKPDEAERVLKVAVEWGRYGEVYGYDYHTGRLHLPTTPGGESD from the coding sequence ATGAACGGCAAAGCCAATTTCCTGCTGGACCTGAAAGGCGTCAGCAAAATGTTCCAGACGGCCGACGGCACCAACCGGTCGGTGCTGGAGGACGTGGACTTCCAGCTGCGCGATGGCGAGATCGTCGCCTTGCTGGGCAAATCCGGCTCGGGCAAGTCGACGCTGTTGCGCATCATGGCGGGGCTGATACCCGCCGATCAGGGCCAGATCAGCTATCGCGGCCAGCCCCTCTACGGCCCGGCGTCCGGTGTGGCCATGGTGTTCCAGTCCTTTGCCCTGTTTCCGTGGCTGACCGTGCGCCAGAACGTGGCCCTGGGCCTGGAAGCGCAAGGCATCTCCCTGACCGAGCGCGAACAGCGCGCCGAGGCCGCGTTGGAGCTGATCGGCCTGGCCGGCTTCGGCGGCGCCTTGCCGCGCGAGTTATCGGGCGGCATGCGCCAGCGCGTGGGCATCGCCCGCGCCTTGGCCACCGATCCCGACGTGCTGCTGATGGACGAAGCGTTTTCCGCGCTGGACGTGCTGACCGGCGAGACCCTGCGTGACGACATGCTGGAGTTGTGGGACGAGCGCCGCATCAGCACGCGCGGCATCCTGGTGGTCTCGCACAACATCGAGGAAGCGGTCATGATGGCCGACCGCATCCTGATCTTCGCCAGCGATCCGGGCCGCGTGCGCGACGAGATCCGCGTGCAGCTGCCGCGGCCGCGCAATGCCGATTCGGCGGAAGTGCGCGCCCTGGTCGATCAGGTCTACGGCCTGATGACGGCGCGTCCCGTGCCCGCCAGCAAGACGGGCGCGCCGGCGCAGGAAGTGCATAGTGGCTACCGCTTGCCGGATGCCAACGTCGGCCGTATGGAGGAAGTGCTGGAGCTGCTGGCCGAGCCCCCGCTCAATGGTCGCGCCGACCTGCCGCGCCTGGCCGAGGAAGCCGGCCTGCCGGACGAGGAGCTGTTCCCCGCCTACGAAGCCTTGGGCCTGTTGGGCCTGGCGCTGGTCGAGCATGGCGACATCACGCTGACCACCGATGGGCGCCGCTATGCCGCCGCCGACCAACAGGAACGCCAGGAGCTGTTCGGCCGCCAATTGCTGGCCCATATTCCGCTGGCGGCCAACATCCGCCATTCATTGGAACAGGAAGCGACGGGCGAGTTGCCCGAGCGCCAGTTCCTGGAAATGCTGGAGGAGTTCCTCAAGCCGGACGAGGCCGAGCGCGTGCTGAAGGTGGCGGTGGAGTGGGGTCGTTATGGCGAAGTCTACGGCTACGACTACCACACCGGCCGCCTGCACCTGCCGACCACGCCGGGCGGCGAGTCGGACTAA
- a CDS encoding metallophosphoesterase, which translates to MRRYIFLIRIIFVGVLAHAYVGARLIPDAPISPAARWAALCFLLLSCLVIPAGFLSRRLPRRFSEVFGWIGLLLMGYFSSLFVLTLLRDVALLAIWLAGALSGRALPGAGTLADTAIAVPLLALCSSLLGLYNARRRAPVRTVDVPIAGLPAGLQGFTIAQITDVHVGPTIKGRYVDAIVDAVNALQADLIAVTGDVVDGSVARLSNHTRPLGRLQARHGAFLVTGNHEYYSGADAWVAEFERLGLNVLLNRHVVIDHGGARLVVAGVTDYGAGAYDPAQESDPEKALAGAPADVNVRILLAHQPRSAFAAEPAGFTLQLSGHTHGGQFLPWNFFVRLQQPFTAGLRRLGRLWVYTSRGTGYWGPPKRVGAPSEITHIRLVAGGA; encoded by the coding sequence ATGCGCCGCTACATTTTCCTCATCCGCATCATCTTCGTCGGGGTCCTGGCCCATGCCTATGTGGGCGCCCGCCTGATCCCGGACGCCCCGATCAGCCCCGCCGCCCGCTGGGCCGCCCTGTGCTTCCTGCTGCTGTCCTGCCTGGTGATCCCCGCCGGCTTCCTCAGCCGCCGCCTGCCCCGCCGCTTCTCCGAGGTCTTCGGCTGGATAGGCCTGCTGCTGATGGGGTATTTCTCGTCACTGTTCGTCCTGACCCTCCTGCGCGATGTCGCCCTGCTGGCGATATGGCTGGCCGGCGCCCTGAGCGGTCGCGCCCTGCCTGGCGCCGGCACCCTGGCCGACACCGCCATCGCCGTCCCCCTGCTGGCCCTGTGCAGCAGCCTGCTCGGCCTGTACAACGCGCGCCGGCGGGCGCCGGTGCGGACGGTCGACGTGCCCATCGCCGGCCTGCCGGCGGGCCTGCAAGGCTTCACCATCGCCCAGATCACCGACGTACACGTCGGTCCGACCATCAAGGGCCGCTACGTCGACGCCATCGTCGATGCCGTCAACGCCCTGCAGGCAGACCTGATCGCCGTTACCGGCGACGTGGTGGACGGCAGCGTCGCGCGGCTGTCCAATCACACCCGCCCCCTGGGCCGCCTGCAGGCGCGGCATGGCGCCTTCCTGGTCACGGGGAATCACGAGTATTACTCCGGCGCCGACGCCTGGGTGGCGGAATTCGAGCGCCTGGGTTTGAACGTCCTGTTGAATCGCCACGTGGTGATCGACCATGGCGGCGCGCGGCTGGTCGTCGCCGGCGTCACGGACTATGGCGCGGGGGCCTACGATCCCGCGCAGGAAAGCGATCCGGAAAAAGCCCTGGCCGGCGCGCCGGCCGACGTGAACGTGCGCATCTTGCTGGCGCATCAGCCGCGCAGCGCCTTCGCCGCCGAACCGGCGGGCTTTACGCTGCAACTGTCCGGCCATACCCATGGCGGCCAGTTCCTGCCGTGGAATTTCTTCGTGAGGCTGCAGCAGCCCTTTACCGCCGGGTTGCGGCGACTGGGACGTCTATGGGTCTATACCAGCCGCGGGACGGGGTATTGGGGGCCGCCCAAGCGGGTCGGCGCCCCTTCCGAGATCACGCATATCCGGCTGGTGGCCGGGGGCGCCTGA
- a CDS encoding VTT domain-containing protein, with amino-acid sequence MKDIQTLLQGYGPLLVFANVLLEQAGLPLPAYPILIVAGAMVVHGDMSWQAILFAAVAGSLIADTAWYYGGRRYGGGLLGTVCRVSLSRDTCIRQTQSLYLRTGPAILLVAKFLPGASALSTVMSGLTRLPMRRFLTYDAAGTIIWAGSAMIIGVVFNDMLAQVLDVLGRYGTYGLGILAVALALYLTYRIFRRRFTIARLSHVPRVTLDELDAWQAGKDQGCDVVLLDVRAGGVDPLPGAIMFDPHDPITTEPRAWPVDARIVVYCACPDEISAAVLAAKLKKAGYEHTWALLGGYNGWLERNQRQAAANDSDAGPTAAPAV; translated from the coding sequence GTGAAAGACATCCAGACCCTGTTGCAGGGCTACGGACCCCTGCTGGTATTCGCCAACGTCCTGCTGGAGCAGGCGGGCCTGCCGCTGCCCGCTTACCCCATCCTGATCGTCGCGGGCGCCATGGTGGTGCATGGCGACATGTCCTGGCAGGCCATCCTGTTCGCCGCCGTGGCCGGCAGCCTGATCGCCGACACCGCCTGGTATTACGGCGGCAGGCGCTATGGCGGCGGCCTGCTGGGCACCGTCTGCCGCGTGTCGCTGTCGCGCGATACCTGCATCCGCCAGACCCAGTCTTTGTATCTGCGCACGGGGCCGGCCATCCTGCTGGTGGCCAAGTTCCTGCCGGGCGCCAGCGCCTTGTCCACCGTGATGTCGGGCCTGACCCGTCTGCCGATGCGCCGTTTCCTGACCTACGACGCGGCCGGCACCATCATCTGGGCCGGCTCGGCCATGATCATCGGCGTAGTCTTCAATGACATGCTGGCGCAGGTGCTGGACGTGCTGGGCCGCTACGGCACCTACGGCCTGGGCATCCTGGCGGTCGCGCTGGCCCTGTACCTGACCTATCGCATCTTCCGGCGCCGCTTCACCATCGCCCGGTTGAGCCACGTGCCGCGTGTGACCCTGGACGAACTGGACGCCTGGCAGGCAGGCAAGGACCAGGGCTGCGACGTGGTGCTGCTGGACGTGCGGGCCGGGGGTGTCGACCCCTTGCCGGGCGCCATCATGTTCGATCCGCACGATCCCATCACCACCGAACCGCGTGCGTGGCCGGTCGACGCGCGCATCGTCGTGTACTGCGCCTGCCCCGATGAAATCTCGGCGGCAGTGCTGGCGGCCAAGCTGAAGAAAGCCGGGTACGAGCATACGTGGGCCTTGCTGGGCGGCTACAACGGCTGGCTGGAACGTAACCAACGCCAGGCGGCCGCCAATGACAGCGACGCCGGCCCGACCGCGGCGCCTGCCGTCTGA
- the xerD gene encoding site-specific tyrosine recombinase XerD — translation MAPPGAGVPRDTAADAPSIQSRDDVDPGIGDFLDALWLEDGLARNTLAAYRNDLASFDVWLRGHAGRGLTQAEAGDIEAWFAAVHRDTRPTTANRRLAALRRYFQWALRERLVAQDPCLAVRSAKQPMRSPKTLSEAQVDALLAAPQPLTELGLRDKAMLEILYATGLRVSELVGLALLDVNLNEGVVRVISGKGGKDRLVPLGAEAAHWVDRYTREARPLLAKGKPSDALFLTVRGEGMHRQNFWLIVGRYAKESGIHAPISPHVLRHAFATHLVNHGADLRVVQLLLGHADISTTQIYTHVARERLKTLHAQHHPRG, via the coding sequence ATGGCGCCACCAGGGGCAGGGGTGCCCAGGGACACTGCCGCGGACGCCCCGTCCATCCAGAGCCGCGACGACGTCGACCCCGGCATCGGCGATTTCCTCGATGCGCTCTGGCTGGAAGACGGCCTGGCGCGCAACACCCTGGCGGCCTACCGTAACGACCTGGCCAGCTTCGACGTCTGGCTGCGTGGGCATGCCGGGCGCGGGCTGACGCAAGCCGAGGCCGGCGATATCGAAGCCTGGTTCGCCGCCGTGCACCGCGACACCCGGCCCACCACGGCCAACCGGCGCCTGGCGGCCTTGCGCCGCTATTTCCAATGGGCCTTGCGCGAGCGCCTGGTGGCCCAGGATCCCTGCCTGGCCGTGCGCTCGGCGAAGCAGCCCATGCGCAGTCCCAAGACGCTCAGCGAAGCCCAGGTGGATGCCTTGCTGGCCGCACCCCAGCCGCTGACGGAGCTGGGCCTGCGCGACAAGGCCATGCTGGAGATCCTCTACGCCACGGGCCTGCGCGTGTCCGAACTGGTCGGCCTGGCCCTGCTGGACGTGAATCTGAACGAAGGCGTGGTGCGGGTGATTTCCGGCAAGGGCGGCAAGGACCGTCTGGTGCCGCTGGGCGCCGAAGCCGCCCATTGGGTCGACCGTTACACGCGCGAGGCCCGGCCGCTGCTGGCGAAGGGAAAGCCGTCGGATGCCTTGTTCCTGACGGTGCGGGGCGAGGGCATGCACCGGCAGAATTTCTGGTTGATCGTCGGCCGTTATGCCAAGGAGTCCGGCATTCATGCGCCCATCTCCCCGCACGTGCTGCGCCACGCCTTCGCGACCCATCTGGTGAATCACGGCGCCGACCTGCGTGTGGTACAGCTGCTGCTGGGCCATGCCGACATTTCGACGACGCAGATCTACACGCACGTCGCGCGGGAAAGGCTGAAGACCCTGCACGCGCAGCATCATCCGCGCGGGTGA
- the alkB gene encoding DNA oxidative demethylase AlkB, whose protein sequence is MTHSLFGDPDDEAPWDETIAPGAVLLRRYACAQAEALLAAARQVVAAAPMRHLVTPGGKTMSVAMTNCGEFGWVSDRRGYRYDPIDPASGRPWPPMPAIFLDVARAAAERAGYPGFAPQACLMNLYRPGTRLTLHQDRDELDLGAPIVSVSLGLPAIFLFGGLQRGDRTRRFPLQHGDVAVWGGPSRLAFHGIAPLADGHHPATGAVRVNLTFRKTR, encoded by the coding sequence CTGACTCACTCCCTTTTCGGCGACCCGGATGACGAGGCGCCCTGGGACGAAACCATCGCGCCTGGCGCCGTCCTGCTGCGGCGCTACGCCTGCGCGCAGGCCGAGGCCCTGCTCGCCGCGGCCCGCCAGGTGGTCGCCGCCGCGCCCATGCGCCATCTGGTCACGCCGGGCGGCAAGACCATGTCGGTGGCCATGACCAATTGTGGTGAATTCGGCTGGGTGTCCGACCGGCGCGGCTACCGCTACGACCCCATCGATCCGGCCAGCGGCCGGCCCTGGCCGCCCATGCCGGCTATCTTCCTGGACGTGGCCCGCGCTGCCGCGGAGCGGGCCGGCTACCCCGGTTTCGCGCCGCAGGCCTGCCTGATGAACCTGTACCGGCCCGGCACCCGGCTGACCCTGCACCAGGACCGCGATGAACTGGACCTGGGGGCGCCCATCGTGTCCGTTTCCCTGGGACTGCCGGCGATCTTTCTCTTTGGCGGCCTGCAGCGCGGCGACCGGACGCGCCGTTTTCCCTTGCAGCATGGCGACGTCGCGGTGTGGGGCGGGCCGTCGCGGCTGGCGTTCCACGGGATCGCGCCGCTGGCGGATGGGCATCATCCGGCCACTGGGGCCGTGCGGGTGAATCTGACGTTTCGGAAGACGCGTTGA
- a CDS encoding carbonic anhydrase, which produces MSKNNFFPDRLSAGYQAFLTGRFPDERARFRQLAEKGQNPEIMVIGCCDSRVAPELIFDAGPGEMFVLRNVANLVPPYEPDSHYHGTSSAIEFAVNGLNVKHIVVMGHASCGGIRSYYDDAEPLAKGDFIGKWMSQISGTANQLNFSGKDRAGDLRLLELAVVEHSLHNLMTFPYIRQRVQRGELELHGAYFGVATGLLFVRDPETGEFHPCGDTPVPQDSEDA; this is translated from the coding sequence ATGAGCAAAAACAACTTCTTTCCCGATCGCCTTTCCGCTGGCTACCAAGCGTTCCTGACCGGCCGTTTCCCCGATGAACGCGCTCGTTTCCGCCAACTGGCGGAGAAAGGCCAGAATCCGGAAATCATGGTGATCGGCTGCTGTGACTCTCGTGTCGCGCCTGAACTCATCTTCGACGCGGGCCCTGGCGAAATGTTCGTCCTGCGCAACGTGGCCAATCTGGTCCCTCCCTACGAGCCCGATTCGCACTATCACGGCACCAGTTCCGCCATCGAGTTCGCCGTCAACGGCTTGAACGTCAAGCACATCGTGGTGATGGGCCATGCGTCCTGCGGCGGCATCCGTTCCTACTACGACGACGCCGAACCCCTGGCCAAGGGCGATTTCATCGGCAAGTGGATGTCGCAGATCAGCGGCACCGCCAACCAGCTGAATTTCTCGGGCAAGGACCGCGCCGGCGACTTGCGCCTGCTGGAGCTGGCCGTGGTCGAACACAGCCTGCACAACCTGATGACGTTCCCGTATATCCGCCAACGCGTCCAGCGCGGCGAACTGGAACTGCATGGCGCGTACTTCGGCGTGGCGACCGGCCTGCTGTTCGTGCGCGATCCCGAAACCGGTGAATTCCATCCTTGCGGCGATACGCCCGTACCGCAGGACAGCGAGGACGCATGA
- a CDS encoding MetQ/NlpA family ABC transporter substrate-binding protein yields the protein MTQNRWSAGGLAAPVSGAPSSATRRSVLTRLGALGAAALLPAWRPALAQNAPLRIGVIPSVASEATEIAIDQAREHGVQAKLVELSDWVMPNVGVAEGSLDVNFFQHAPFLDVFNKTRGQNLVPIAYGYSTTIGLFSKKLKRGEAIPHGASIGIPADPVNTGRALLLLQGMGLIRLKDGVAEKATLLDVVDNPHKLKFVSIEGSQAARTFDDVTASVTYTTFAKHGGLDEKDGLAFDNNDPENVRRYAIRWVTLPSRAEDARLLKFIGIYQQSPEVKATLRRLYGDLIAFPWEA from the coding sequence ATGACGCAAAACCGGTGGTCCGCTGGCGGCCTGGCCGCCCCTGTGTCCGGCGCCCCGTCCAGCGCCACGCGCCGCAGCGTGCTGACGCGTCTGGGCGCGCTGGGCGCCGCCGCGCTGCTGCCCGCGTGGCGGCCGGCACTGGCGCAGAACGCGCCTTTGCGTATCGGCGTGATTCCCAGCGTGGCCAGCGAGGCCACCGAAATCGCCATCGACCAGGCTCGCGAGCACGGTGTGCAGGCCAAGCTGGTCGAATTGAGCGACTGGGTGATGCCGAATGTGGGCGTGGCGGAAGGCTCGCTGGACGTGAACTTCTTCCAGCACGCGCCTTTCCTCGACGTCTTCAACAAGACCCGCGGCCAGAACCTGGTGCCGATCGCCTATGGCTATTCGACCACCATCGGGCTGTTCTCGAAGAAGCTCAAGCGCGGCGAAGCCATCCCGCACGGCGCGTCCATCGGCATCCCCGCCGACCCCGTCAACACCGGGCGGGCATTGCTGCTGTTGCAGGGCATGGGTTTGATCCGCCTGAAAGACGGCGTGGCCGAGAAAGCCACGTTGCTGGACGTGGTCGACAACCCGCACAAGCTGAAGTTCGTGTCCATCGAAGGCTCGCAGGCGGCTCGCACCTTTGACGACGTCACCGCGTCCGTCACGTACACCACCTTCGCCAAGCATGGTGGCCTGGACGAAAAGGACGGCCTGGCCTTCGACAACAACGACCCCGAAAACGTGCGGCGTTACGCCATCCGCTGGGTGACCTTGCCCAGTCGGGCGGAAGACGCGCGTCTGCTGAAATTCATCGGCATCTACCAGCAGTCGCCCGAGGTCAAGGCGACCCTGCGGCGACTGTATGGGGATTTGATCGCCTTCCCCTGGGAGGCGTGA
- a CDS encoding AI-2E family transporter: MNSNTLHYRTFLALLIAVSIAFVWIMFPYYGAIFWGTILAIIFAPMQRRLVAKLGKRRNLAALITLLLCIVLAILPVVVITGSLVQEGTMLYQQVKSGDLNFGTYFERAVAALPPSVHSMLDRYDLSDIRSLQQKLSAGAMSASQFLATKAFSIGQDTFQFVISFGIMLYLLFFLLRDGGTLSRRITQAIPMSEAYKQHLARKFTTVIRATVKGNIAVAATQGFLGGIAFWVLGIQGALLWGVLMGFLSLLPAVGAALIWVPVAAYFLLTGALWQGIGLTVFCVVVIGMVDNILRPILVGKDTKLPDWLVLISTLGGMALFGLNGFVIGPLVAALFTAVWDLFASDGQTLPSGETLDAGSMPPTEE; this comes from the coding sequence ATGAATTCGAACACCCTCCACTACCGCACTTTCCTCGCCCTGCTGATCGCCGTATCCATCGCTTTCGTGTGGATCATGTTCCCGTATTACGGCGCGATCTTCTGGGGCACCATCCTGGCCATCATCTTCGCGCCGATGCAAAGGCGGCTGGTGGCCAAGCTGGGCAAGCGGCGCAATCTGGCCGCGCTCATCACCTTGCTGCTATGTATCGTGCTGGCCATTTTGCCGGTGGTGGTGATCACCGGCTCGCTGGTGCAGGAAGGGACCATGCTGTACCAGCAGGTCAAATCCGGCGACCTGAATTTCGGCACCTATTTCGAACGTGCCGTGGCCGCCCTGCCCCCTTCGGTTCACAGCATGCTGGACCGCTACGACCTGTCCGACATCCGCAGCCTGCAGCAGAAGCTTAGCGCGGGCGCGATGTCGGCCAGCCAGTTCCTGGCGACCAAGGCCTTCAGTATCGGCCAGGACACGTTCCAGTTCGTGATCAGCTTCGGCATCATGCTTTACCTGCTGTTCTTCCTGCTGCGCGACGGCGGTACGCTGTCGCGCCGGATCACCCAGGCCATCCCGATGAGCGAGGCCTACAAGCAGCATCTGGCCCGCAAGTTCACCACGGTCATCCGCGCGACGGTGAAAGGCAATATCGCCGTCGCCGCAACGCAGGGTTTCCTGGGCGGCATCGCGTTCTGGGTGCTGGGCATCCAGGGGGCCTTGCTGTGGGGGGTCTTGATGGGCTTCCTGTCCCTGCTGCCGGCTGTCGGCGCGGCGCTGATCTGGGTGCCCGTGGCGGCCTACTTCCTGTTGACCGGCGCGCTCTGGCAAGGGATAGGACTGACGGTATTCTGCGTGGTCGTCATCGGCATGGTGGACAACATCCTGCGCCCCATCCTGGTGGGCAAGGACACCAAGCTGCCTGACTGGCTGGTGCTGATCTCGACCCTGGGCGGCATGGCGCTGTTCGGCCTGAACGGCTTCGTCATCGGCCCGCTGGTGGCGGCCCTGTTCACCGCGGTGTGGGATCTGTTCGCCTCCGACGGCCAGACGCTGCCCTCGGGGGAAACGCTGGACGCCGGGTCGATGCCGCCGACCGAAGAGTAA
- a CDS encoding transcriptional repressor, translated as MSDAVDLKGIGLKVTFPRMKILDLFHTSEQRHLSAEDVYRVLINDGVEMGLATVYRVLTQFEHAGLLKRSQLGGNKAVFELNDGERHHGHLVSTTTGEVEEFYDPQIVKRLQKIADDMGYTLTDHTITLFGTPK; from the coding sequence ATGAGCGACGCGGTGGATCTCAAGGGAATCGGCCTCAAGGTCACGTTCCCTCGCATGAAAATCCTGGATTTATTCCATACCAGCGAACAACGTCACCTTAGCGCCGAAGATGTCTACCGGGTGCTGATTAACGATGGCGTGGAAATGGGCCTGGCCACGGTGTATCGCGTGCTGACGCAGTTCGAGCATGCGGGCCTGCTCAAACGCAGCCAGCTGGGCGGCAACAAGGCGGTGTTCGAGCTGAACGACGGCGAGCGGCACCACGGCCATCTGGTCAGCACCACGACCGGCGAGGTCGAGGAGTTCTACGACCCGCAGATCGTCAAGCGCTTGCAGAAAATCGCCGACGACATGGGCTATACGCTGACGGACCACACCATCACGTTATTTGGGACGCCGAAGTAG